One part of the Microbacterium aurugineum genome encodes these proteins:
- a CDS encoding CehA/McbA family metallohydrolase codes for MGTVRTTLHLTHDIQNADRYVRVPFDVPSGTDSLEVRISYDTEAAVIDLGCEGAAGWRGWSGGARTTYVIRTDDATPGYLPGRPEEGEWNVILGVHRLSAGGADVMVEILLPAESTIDHGPVVAPVAGVPRGSSRNLPASAGLRWFAGDFHAHTLHSDGRESISGLAALGVSAGLDFLAVTDHNTTSHHAHLPGIGEQHAITLLPGQEVTTHRGHANAFGDIGWIDFRRPAQEWVDEVERRGGVLSVNHPISGDCSWLHPLSRLPRAIELWHSTWYRELIATSPLAFHERWGKDAVLLGGADFHMQSQGIGPGTPTTWVAAEDASPEAILAGVAAGRTAIMGGVTVRDGLSAPDLFTAPVLLRVDDELLAVDADGLILVDGAGERRSVHGDLASFAADRAAGPYYLLHPDRSIAALCA; via the coding sequence GTCCGCACCACCCTCCATCTCACGCACGACATCCAGAACGCCGATCGCTACGTGCGGGTGCCGTTCGACGTGCCCTCGGGCACGGATTCGCTCGAGGTGCGCATCTCCTACGACACCGAGGCGGCCGTGATCGACCTCGGCTGCGAGGGGGCGGCAGGGTGGCGCGGATGGTCCGGCGGCGCGCGGACCACGTACGTGATCCGCACGGACGACGCCACCCCGGGGTACCTTCCCGGGCGCCCGGAAGAGGGCGAGTGGAACGTGATCCTCGGGGTGCACCGACTGAGCGCCGGTGGCGCCGACGTCATGGTCGAGATCCTCCTGCCCGCGGAATCGACGATCGACCACGGCCCGGTCGTCGCCCCCGTGGCGGGGGTGCCCCGCGGAAGCTCGAGGAACCTCCCCGCCTCCGCAGGTCTGCGGTGGTTCGCCGGCGACTTCCACGCGCACACCCTCCATTCGGACGGCCGCGAGAGCATCTCCGGCCTGGCGGCACTCGGGGTGAGCGCCGGACTCGACTTCCTGGCCGTCACCGACCACAACACCACGAGCCACCACGCGCATCTCCCCGGGATCGGGGAGCAGCATGCGATCACGCTGCTGCCCGGCCAGGAGGTGACCACGCACCGTGGTCATGCGAACGCCTTCGGGGACATCGGCTGGATCGACTTCCGCCGCCCCGCGCAGGAATGGGTCGACGAGGTCGAGCGCCGTGGCGGCGTCCTGAGCGTGAACCACCCGATCTCGGGGGACTGCTCGTGGCTGCACCCGCTCTCGCGCCTGCCGCGTGCCATCGAGCTCTGGCATTCGACGTGGTACCGCGAGCTCATCGCCACGTCGCCGCTCGCGTTCCACGAGCGCTGGGGCAAGGACGCCGTCCTCCTCGGCGGTGCCGACTTCCACATGCAGAGCCAGGGCATCGGGCCCGGTACGCCGACCACCTGGGTTGCCGCGGAAGACGCCTCGCCCGAGGCGATCCTCGCCGGAGTCGCTGCGGGGAGGACCGCGATCATGGGCGGGGTCACCGTGCGGGACGGACTCAGCGCACCCGACCTCTTCACCGCCCCGGTCCTTCTGCGCGTCGATGACGAACTGCTCGCCGTCGACGCCGACGGTCTGATCCTCGTCGACGGTGCCGGTGAACGCCGCTCGGTGCACGGAGACCTCGCCTCTTTCGCCGCCGATCGGGCCGCCGGCCCCTACTACCTGCTGCATCCCGACCGCAGCATCGCCGCCCTGTGCGCCTGA